A section of the Posidoniimonas corsicana genome encodes:
- a CDS encoding type II secretion system F family protein gives MISQQQIYAALVFTAISGAVYAVLHLWDPRQRAIRTRLREVGGDGDRGPAGALEAGGSGGERDHSPLGGLLPLFGAEDRARVEQRLSFAGYYRSANSHWFFFARFLMVAFAATSVAMLYVFNLLAAGVAMPAALLACGAAYCAPGLWLERAIRVNHNSLRKSLPDFIDLTIICLEAGLSLQEAVKRAGEEMRSVHPTLARELDLVQRDIDLGSTIDQALKRFAVRTDYEGVGLLSSLVKEAQRFGTNIGDALRSHADMLRNQREQLAEENAQKASVKILLPTLLLIFPAIFVVLVAPALLQIQDAYAAK, from the coding sequence ATGATAAGTCAACAACAGATCTACGCCGCGCTGGTGTTCACCGCAATCTCTGGAGCGGTGTACGCGGTCCTGCACCTGTGGGACCCACGGCAGCGTGCGATCCGGACCCGACTCCGCGAGGTCGGCGGCGACGGCGACCGCGGACCCGCCGGGGCGCTTGAAGCCGGCGGGTCGGGCGGCGAGCGAGACCACTCTCCCTTGGGGGGGCTGCTGCCGCTATTCGGGGCCGAGGACCGTGCCCGCGTCGAGCAGCGGCTGAGCTTCGCGGGGTACTACCGATCGGCCAACTCGCACTGGTTCTTCTTCGCGCGTTTTTTGATGGTTGCGTTCGCCGCCACGAGCGTAGCCATGCTGTACGTGTTCAACCTGCTCGCCGCCGGCGTAGCAATGCCGGCGGCGCTGCTGGCGTGTGGCGCCGCGTACTGTGCTCCGGGCCTGTGGCTGGAACGAGCGATCAGGGTCAACCACAACAGCCTGCGGAAGTCGCTGCCGGACTTCATCGACCTGACGATCATCTGCCTCGAAGCCGGACTCAGCCTGCAGGAGGCGGTGAAACGAGCCGGTGAGGAGATGCGTTCAGTCCATCCAACGCTCGCCCGAGAACTCGATCTCGTGCAGCGTGACATCGACCTTGGCTCGACCATCGACCAGGCGCTAAAGCGATTTGCCGTCCGAACCGACTACGAGGGGGTCGGGCTTCTGAGCAGCCTGGTCAAGGAAGCCCAGCGGTTCGGCACCAATATCGGCGACGCTTTGCGGAGCCACGCGGACATGCTCAGGAACCAGCGGGAACAGCTCGCCGAAGAGAACGCGCAGAAGGCGTCGGTCAAGATCCTCCTGCCGACGCTGCTGCTGATTTTCCCCGCGATCTTCGTCGTGCTGGTGGCGCCCGCCCTGCTGCAGATCCAGGACGCGTACGCGGCCAAATAG
- a CDS encoding TadE family protein: protein MRGKNTAPRRGTAATEFAILIPLLMLIALACCDFGRIADARMVLTNAARTGAELGASRGFTAFTYDAWEALVRDAVLDEMQHFPGFQEPDLDVSVTTTIGPDDVVQVEVGVGHPFRTLISWPTLPNETGLEEQIHFRQFR, encoded by the coding sequence ATGAGAGGCAAGAACACTGCCCCCCGACGGGGCACCGCGGCCACGGAGTTCGCGATCTTGATCCCGCTGCTGATGCTGATCGCGCTGGCGTGCTGCGACTTTGGACGGATCGCGGACGCCCGGATGGTGCTCACGAACGCGGCCCGCACCGGCGCCGAACTGGGCGCCTCGCGCGGCTTTACCGCATTTACCTACGACGCCTGGGAGGCGTTGGTACGCGACGCGGTGCTCGACGAGATGCAGCACTTCCCCGGTTTCCAGGAACCCGACTTGGATGTCAGCGTGACGACCACCATCGGCCCCGACGACGTGGTTCAAGTGGAGGTTGGCGTAGGGCACCCGTTCCGCACACTGATCTCTTGGCCCACGCTCCCGAACGAAACAGGCCTCGAAGAGCAGATCCACTTCCGACAGTTCCGCTGA
- a CDS encoding AAA family ATPase — MQLWIVSNSEPTTARVLNTLSDLDFDCPLEHVLGLSTVLADSFSWDMGEGVVFVTADEVSGDLIGLVSEIRSSSSNSIVVVAPASDSRRMLQAIRAGADDFLDVESDLRREIGDLVTRVFYEQRRSVGRGRLVSVFPAYSQGDCDLTAVNLAAASARGGRSCALLDLNLSGGDLATYLGVSPQHTVNDLVHQPDGIDEGMLHQAMTRHDSGLALLAGPPSMCSPDDDAHHACRTIASLAQDSFSLVFACLTGAHSPESVQLLERSDSLVMTMRLDLISICRAKKQLDRLRDLSVSTGALRVVALETSGAVQLPLKEVTRVLDLEDGIVCIPDDQQAVSMSVNIGAPVVQESPASAVSKAFVELAGTLAERTREAKPPAKAAASQGSVFSLASSMFRGAKTNPGSKK; from the coding sequence ATGCAACTCTGGATCGTCAGCAACAGCGAGCCAACGACCGCGCGGGTGTTGAACACTCTCAGCGATCTGGACTTTGACTGCCCTCTCGAGCATGTGCTGGGGCTGTCGACCGTGCTGGCGGACTCGTTCTCCTGGGACATGGGCGAAGGTGTGGTGTTCGTTACAGCCGACGAGGTTTCCGGCGACCTGATCGGCTTAGTATCAGAAATCCGCTCGAGCAGCAGCAACTCAATCGTCGTGGTGGCGCCGGCATCCGACTCGCGCCGGATGCTGCAGGCGATTCGCGCCGGCGCGGACGACTTCCTGGATGTCGAGAGCGACCTGCGACGCGAGATCGGCGACCTGGTGACCCGGGTGTTCTATGAGCAGCGGCGCTCAGTGGGCCGCGGGCGGCTCGTCAGCGTGTTCCCGGCGTACTCGCAGGGCGATTGCGATCTAACCGCGGTGAACCTAGCTGCGGCGTCCGCACGAGGCGGCCGGTCGTGCGCTCTGCTCGACCTCAACCTCAGCGGCGGCGACCTGGCGACCTACCTCGGGGTGAGCCCGCAGCACACGGTCAACGACCTTGTACACCAACCCGACGGCATTGACGAGGGAATGCTGCACCAGGCAATGACCCGGCACGATTCAGGGCTCGCGCTGCTGGCGGGGCCTCCGTCGATGTGCTCGCCGGATGACGACGCCCACCACGCGTGCCGCACCATCGCCTCATTGGCGCAGGACAGCTTCTCGCTCGTGTTCGCCTGCCTGACCGGCGCACACTCGCCCGAGAGCGTCCAGCTGCTGGAGCGGAGCGACTCGCTTGTAATGACGATGAGGCTCGACTTGATCTCGATCTGTCGGGCGAAGAAGCAGCTCGATCGCCTGCGGGACCTCAGCGTTTCCACCGGCGCGCTGCGTGTCGTCGCGTTGGAGACCAGCGGCGCCGTGCAGCTGCCGCTCAAGGAGGTGACCCGCGTGCTGGACCTCGAGGACGGCATCGTCTGCATCCCCGACGACCAGCAGGCGGTCAGCATGTCGGTGAACATCGGCGCGCCGGTCGTGCAGGAGTCGCCGGCGTCGGCGGTCTCCAAGGCGTTCGTCGAGCTGGCGGGGACACTGGCAGAACGGACGCGCGAAGCCAAACCTCCGGCGAAGGCGGCCGCGAGTCAGGGGTCGGTGTTCTCGCTCGCCTCCAGCATGTTCCGCGGCGCCAAGACCAACCCGGGAAGTAAGAAATGA
- a CDS encoding type II secretion system F family protein, which yields MTDNAVLIAVFAAVSLLSGAVGLAVYHWAFRYRDLVNARLHELARDDADAASVSLFKESGQRGASMLTADSLRATLQRLIDQSGLRWTVGTLAWATAAAAAAGAAVALSAGVGNTAAGVAAACCSAAPIALLYSRRHSRTKRLTKQLPEAFQLISRTVRAGQTVPAALKLLSEEFKPPLSEEFALCYEQQNLGMSKESALRKLADRTGILELKLFVVAVFVQSKSGGDLMTLLDNLALMVQKRLRLKDRVRALTGEGRMQANVLLLLPLAAMAAILVLAPEYAASIMARPWLLLATAGAQLAGVFWIRRIVNFDY from the coding sequence ATGACCGACAACGCGGTGCTGATCGCCGTTTTTGCGGCTGTGTCGTTGCTATCGGGCGCCGTCGGGCTGGCGGTGTACCACTGGGCGTTCCGCTACCGCGACCTCGTCAACGCCCGGCTGCACGAGCTCGCCCGGGACGATGCGGACGCGGCGTCGGTTTCGCTGTTCAAAGAGAGCGGCCAGCGCGGCGCGTCGATGCTTACTGCCGACTCGCTGCGTGCAACGCTTCAGCGGTTGATTGACCAGTCGGGGCTACGGTGGACGGTGGGCACGCTGGCTTGGGCGACGGCGGCCGCCGCCGCGGCAGGCGCCGCGGTTGCACTCTCTGCCGGGGTCGGCAACACGGCGGCGGGCGTCGCCGCCGCGTGCTGCAGCGCGGCGCCGATCGCACTGCTCTACTCCAGGCGGCACAGCCGAACCAAACGCCTGACCAAGCAGCTGCCCGAGGCGTTTCAGCTGATCAGCCGAACCGTTCGCGCCGGACAAACCGTACCAGCCGCGCTCAAGCTGCTCTCCGAAGAGTTCAAGCCGCCGCTGTCCGAGGAGTTCGCGCTCTGCTACGAGCAGCAGAACCTCGGCATGAGCAAGGAGTCCGCTCTCCGCAAGCTCGCCGACCGCACGGGCATCCTCGAGCTGAAGCTGTTCGTGGTGGCCGTGTTCGTTCAGTCCAAGTCGGGCGGCGACCTCATGACGCTTCTCGACAACCTAGCGCTTATGGTTCAAAAGCGGCTCCGGCTGAAAGACCGCGTGCGTGCGCTAACCGGCGAGGGACGGATGCAGGCCAACGTTCTGCTGCTGCTCCCGCTGGCGGCGATGGCCGCCATCCTGGTGCTGGCCCCCGAGTACGCCGCGTCGATCATGGCCCGCCCGTGGCTGCTGCTCGCGACCGCCGGCGCCCAGTTGGCCGGCGTGTTCTGGATCCGCAGGATCGTGAACTTCGACTACTAG
- a CDS encoding TadE/TadG family type IV pilus assembly protein translates to MPRPLRPTHVSQPNAARSAASAVECALTLPVMLLVVFALLDLGVAAVRDNTLSKAGRQVAREAVMSSRFAPAGVPSWGPATYSGVLDDGQIAPLVAGTPLPLLSADEVAVTVEWIDGDNAPGDRVRVTLAYDHAPLLGSLLPWGQTALRSETTMCITH, encoded by the coding sequence ATGCCACGCCCGCTACGGCCAACACACGTCTCCCAGCCAAACGCAGCCAGATCGGCCGCGTCGGCGGTCGAGTGTGCGCTGACACTGCCCGTCATGCTGCTGGTCGTGTTCGCGCTGCTGGATCTGGGCGTCGCAGCGGTGCGGGACAACACCCTTTCCAAGGCAGGACGGCAGGTCGCGCGTGAGGCAGTCATGAGCAGCCGGTTCGCACCAGCCGGGGTACCGAGTTGGGGCCCGGCCACGTACTCGGGCGTCCTGGACGACGGCCAGATCGCCCCCCTCGTGGCGGGCACGCCCCTGCCCCTGCTCTCTGCGGATGAAGTCGCGGTGACCGTGGAGTGGATCGATGGCGACAACGCGCCGGGCGATCGCGTGCGGGTGACGCTTGCGTACGACCACGCGCCGTTGCTGGGATCGCTCCTGCCGTGGGGACAAACGGCCCTGCGGTCAGAAACCACCATGTGCATCACGCACTAG
- a CDS encoding CpaF family protein — translation MNEQTGRSGSQDKSRDTRFQRLKSELHEQLISSVDFSVLKSVDPDVLRGELRRGAEALCRKHSDLLSQSDRQRLIDELVDETLGLGPLESVMHDPTVSDVLINGPHCVYVERRGRLEPTDLRFRDQDHLLDIVQRIVSRVGRRVDEASPIVDARLADGSRLNAVIPPLALDGALVSIRKFSKKPLTPGDLVARKAATPQMLEFLAACVKARLNILVAGGTGSGKTTLLNALSRFIPEDERIATIEDAAELQLQQPHVARMETRPANLESRGEITSRDLVRNALRMRPDRIVVGECRGPEAFDMLQAMNTGHDGGMSTIHANDARDAMSRLELLVGMAAPELPMWFVHRQIASAIHIVVHLARLSGGERKILQISEITGVQRETISMHDLFVFNQTGVDADHHPIGRHEACGIQPNCLDRLVASGVGVPRELFRQGECPVERIDAVGAQS, via the coding sequence ATGAACGAACAGACTGGCCGATCCGGCTCGCAGGACAAATCCCGCGACACACGCTTCCAGCGGCTGAAGTCGGAGCTCCACGAGCAGCTCATCAGCAGTGTCGACTTCTCCGTGCTTAAATCGGTTGATCCCGACGTGCTGCGGGGTGAGCTGCGACGCGGCGCCGAGGCGCTGTGCCGCAAGCACTCCGACCTGTTGAGCCAGTCGGATCGTCAGCGGCTGATCGACGAGCTCGTCGACGAGACGCTCGGCCTCGGCCCGCTCGAGTCGGTCATGCACGACCCGACGGTGTCGGACGTGCTGATCAACGGACCCCACTGCGTGTACGTCGAGCGCCGGGGGCGGCTCGAGCCCACCGACCTCCGGTTCCGTGACCAGGACCACCTGCTCGATATCGTCCAGCGGATCGTAAGCCGGGTCGGGCGGCGCGTCGACGAAGCGAGCCCGATCGTCGACGCCCGCCTGGCCGACGGGAGCCGGCTCAACGCGGTGATCCCACCGCTGGCGTTGGACGGGGCGCTGGTCTCGATCCGCAAGTTCTCTAAGAAACCGCTCACGCCAGGCGACCTGGTCGCGCGGAAAGCGGCGACGCCGCAGATGCTGGAGTTCCTGGCCGCGTGCGTCAAGGCAAGGCTGAACATCCTGGTCGCTGGGGGCACCGGCAGCGGCAAGACCACCCTGCTCAATGCGCTGTCCCGGTTCATCCCCGAGGACGAACGGATCGCCACCATCGAGGACGCGGCCGAGCTTCAGCTGCAGCAGCCCCACGTCGCGCGGATGGAGACCCGCCCCGCCAACCTCGAGTCGCGCGGCGAGATCACCTCGCGCGACCTCGTCCGCAACGCGCTTAGGATGCGTCCCGATCGGATCGTGGTCGGTGAGTGCCGCGGGCCCGAGGCGTTCGACATGCTGCAAGCCATGAACACCGGCCACGACGGCGGGATGTCGACCATCCACGCCAACGACGCCCGCGACGCGATGAGCCGGCTCGAGCTGCTGGTGGGGATGGCGGCGCCGGAGCTGCCGATGTGGTTCGTCCACCGGCAGATCGCGTCGGCGATCCACATCGTCGTCCACCTGGCGCGGCTCAGCGGCGGCGAGCGGAAGATCCTGCAGATCTCAGAGATCACCGGCGTGCAGCGCGAGACGATCAGCATGCACGACTTGTTTGTGTTCAACCAGACCGGCGTCGACGCCGACCACCACCCGATCGGCCGGCACGAGGCGTGCGGCATCCAGCCCAACTGCCTCGACCGGCTTGTCGCGTCAGGGGTCGGCGTGCCGAGGGAGTTGTTCCGGCAGGGCGAGTGCCCCGTCGAGCGGATCGACGCGGTGGGGGCCCAGTCATGA
- a CDS encoding pilus assembly protein TadG-related protein: MLVLLAVLLPALIAVAGLVLDGGVVMDEHHRLQHVADGAATAAAVDLRLGNPSATAIATAEQFVHATSGMPDAQVVVSIPPTSGDFAGLANHVQVDVQRDYQTVILRGAGGLMSKPISARAVAGVADATDGAAIMALDPDPAPIDLGAVDDTLSAVAVTSVVQQAVAQSPAVDYLAGVPIVGGVASALLSDGLEALLPDFLTQTLTQASTDLAPLPLPTITAGLEVEGLGQVRVEGAVLINTTWGGVDQDGRPAGVSAGPPYGSACMPLLPTTQLLASDIRVTGGVDDQDQYQPLDPDDESPLRANMLPTDDPLEALPPPSTSVDATNVSGAVRSPSHAIAVALSASDAAALLGDVLSGLSPLLQPLLSAVLTPVSDLLENQTLQPGVYDSITVVAPVGGVIFEPGVYVIRGRSPLTNLSLLALGPVQADGAMFYITDSASYDATTGMPDAGVDASTAPPASVGTVVPSVVLAPLLAGAAYTGLQDPTSPYDGVLVYQARSDRRPIVIDAQHLLGGGALSGTVYAKWGHTILLTGAGSCGLRMVSGTMRIVTVTDATINPVDLLPAAQDVYLLE; this comes from the coding sequence GTGCTCGTGCTCCTCGCGGTGCTGCTGCCCGCGTTGATCGCGGTGGCGGGACTGGTGCTCGACGGCGGCGTGGTCATGGACGAGCACCACCGGCTGCAGCACGTTGCCGACGGCGCGGCGACCGCGGCGGCGGTGGACCTGCGTCTCGGGAACCCGTCGGCGACGGCGATCGCCACCGCCGAGCAGTTCGTCCACGCAACTTCAGGGATGCCCGACGCGCAAGTTGTCGTATCGATCCCCCCCACTTCGGGCGACTTCGCCGGCCTGGCGAACCACGTGCAGGTCGACGTCCAGCGTGACTACCAGACCGTCATCCTGCGCGGCGCTGGCGGGCTGATGTCGAAGCCTATCAGCGCACGCGCGGTTGCCGGCGTGGCCGACGCGACCGACGGCGCCGCCATCATGGCGCTCGACCCCGATCCGGCGCCCATCGATCTCGGCGCGGTGGACGACACGCTGTCCGCCGTTGCGGTCACATCGGTGGTCCAGCAAGCAGTCGCCCAATCTCCAGCAGTCGACTACCTGGCAGGGGTCCCAATCGTCGGTGGCGTGGCGTCCGCGTTGCTGTCCGATGGGCTCGAAGCGCTGCTGCCCGACTTTCTTACCCAGACGCTGACGCAAGCGTCGACCGACCTGGCGCCGCTGCCGCTCCCCACAATTACCGCGGGGCTCGAGGTTGAGGGCCTGGGACAAGTGCGAGTCGAGGGCGCGGTGCTGATCAACACGACCTGGGGCGGCGTGGACCAGGACGGACGCCCCGCAGGCGTCAGCGCGGGGCCGCCCTACGGGTCGGCCTGCATGCCGCTGTTGCCGACGACCCAGCTACTGGCAAGCGACATACGCGTTACGGGCGGCGTGGACGATCAGGACCAGTACCAACCACTCGACCCGGATGACGAGTCGCCGCTCAGGGCGAACATGCTGCCCACGGACGACCCGCTGGAGGCTCTCCCGCCCCCCTCAACGTCCGTCGATGCGACCAACGTCAGCGGCGCGGTCCGCTCTCCGTCCCACGCCATCGCCGTGGCATTGTCCGCTAGCGACGCCGCTGCGTTGCTCGGCGACGTGCTCAGCGGCCTCTCGCCGCTGCTGCAGCCGTTGCTCTCGGCCGTGCTGACCCCGGTGTCCGACCTCCTCGAGAACCAGACGCTTCAGCCAGGGGTGTACGACTCCATCACGGTCGTCGCGCCCGTCGGGGGCGTCATATTCGAACCCGGGGTCTACGTCATCCGCGGCCGGAGTCCGCTCACCAACCTGTCGCTTCTAGCGCTGGGCCCGGTCCAAGCCGACGGCGCCATGTTCTATATCACCGACTCCGCCTCCTACGACGCAACCACGGGCATGCCGGACGCGGGCGTTGACGCGTCGACCGCCCCGCCGGCTTCCGTGGGAACGGTGGTGCCGAGCGTGGTCCTTGCTCCGCTCCTGGCCGGCGCCGCGTACACCGGGCTGCAGGACCCAACCAGCCCCTACGACGGGGTGCTGGTGTACCAAGCCCGGAGCGACCGTCGCCCGATCGTGATCGATGCGCAACACCTCCTCGGGGGCGGCGCGCTGTCCGGGACCGTTTACGCCAAGTGGGGCCACACCATCCTGCTGACGGGCGCAGGCTCGTGCGGTCTCCGGATGGTGAGCGGCACCATGCGGATCGTCACGGTTACGGACGCCACCATCAACCCTGTCGACCTGCTGCCCGCGGCACAAGACGTCTACCTACTGGAGTAG